A region from the Leptospirillum ferriphilum ML-04 genome encodes:
- a CDS encoding APC family permease: MKFDQLRKSLVEPKHPDLYLNQSRNSDTRLKRSLGRLDLTLLGVGGVIGVGVFVLTGIAASKDAGPAVTLSFLLGGIIATLAAFIYAEFASHVPVTGSAYAYVSMAFGEFPAFLTGWALILTYAVGSVAVAIGWSGYLKSLFLGLDIPYLPEKLTRNPLDGGTVNLPAGLVLILILSLLMIGTRKSSSFNNLMVGVKIGIILLFLYLGGHHIRPVNWHPFFLHGGWGVLAGAMTIFFSYVGFDAVTTAAEEAHEPARDVPFGIIASLGISTLLYMAVSLVLTGMVPSSALNNPAPVAHALLDVGVGFGKTLVTVGALVGLTSVLLVLLFAQSRILVMMARDGLMPRIMYRVNPRFRTPVFTLAILMVFVSLPAMLFPIGALARLTSAGTLLSFILVALALLRFRKLHPPKPGAFRCPWVPWLPLFSIGLDLLLIGSVPKTTLLLLLGWLGVGILFYVLGKKGLFPAPSLGEDEPET, translated from the coding sequence ATGAAATTTGACCAACTTCGAAAAAGTCTGGTCGAACCGAAACATCCCGACCTGTATCTGAACCAGAGCCGAAACAGCGACACGCGTCTCAAAAGATCCCTGGGACGTCTGGACTTGACTCTTTTGGGCGTCGGGGGTGTCATCGGCGTCGGGGTGTTCGTTCTGACGGGGATCGCCGCGTCAAAAGACGCCGGACCGGCCGTGACCCTCTCCTTTCTCCTGGGCGGAATCATCGCCACCCTTGCCGCATTTATCTACGCCGAATTCGCTTCCCACGTCCCGGTGACGGGATCGGCGTATGCTTACGTCTCCATGGCGTTCGGCGAATTTCCGGCTTTCTTGACGGGCTGGGCGTTGATTCTGACCTATGCCGTCGGGTCGGTGGCGGTGGCGATCGGATGGTCAGGATACCTGAAGTCTCTTTTTTTGGGGCTCGACATCCCTTACCTCCCGGAAAAGCTGACACGGAATCCCCTTGACGGGGGAACAGTCAACCTTCCGGCCGGTCTTGTTCTGATCCTGATCCTGAGTCTCCTCATGATCGGAACGCGAAAATCCTCTTCGTTCAACAATCTGATGGTCGGGGTCAAAATCGGGATCATCCTTTTGTTTCTTTACCTGGGAGGACATCACATCCGTCCGGTCAACTGGCATCCCTTCTTTCTGCACGGGGGATGGGGCGTCCTGGCCGGAGCCATGACCATCTTCTTCTCCTACGTCGGCTTCGACGCGGTCACCACAGCCGCCGAAGAAGCACATGAGCCGGCCCGGGACGTTCCGTTCGGCATCATCGCGTCTCTTGGCATTTCGACGTTGCTCTATATGGCCGTCTCCCTGGTTCTGACCGGCATGGTCCCCTCCTCCGCCCTCAACAACCCCGCTCCGGTCGCCCACGCCCTTCTTGACGTCGGGGTCGGGTTTGGAAAGACCCTGGTGACGGTCGGCGCGCTGGTCGGACTGACCAGCGTTCTTCTGGTGCTTCTGTTCGCCCAGAGCCGGATCCTCGTCATGATGGCGCGGGACGGATTGATGCCCCGCATCATGTACCGGGTCAACCCCCGGTTCCGAACACCCGTTTTTACCCTGGCGATCCTGATGGTTTTCGTATCGCTTCCGGCCATGCTCTTTCCGATCGGCGCTCTGGCCCGACTGACCTCTGCCGGCACCCTCCTCTCTTTCATTCTGGTTGCGCTGGCCCTTCTCCGCTTCCGGAAACTCCACCCGCCCAAACCGGGGGCCTTCCGTTGCCCGTGGGTCCCCTGGCTTCCCCTGTTTTCGATCGGACTCGACCTCCTTCTGATCGGATCCGTTCCGAAGACCACTCTCCTTCTCTTGCTCGGATGGCTCGGCGTTGGGATTCTTTTCTATGTCCTTGGAAAGAAGGGACTTTTTCCGGCGCCCTCGCTCGGTGAAGATGAGCCGGAAACTTGA
- a CDS encoding GNAT family N-acetyltransferase: MEVGIVVARTEDFPSILEVQKKAFLPYAARGIETSIWTEETLDELTRDAREKTILVAKDKEGRLAGAVRFAAVEGVVFVRKICVDPEYKRLGVGRALLLAVEKYAPTDAHKISLCTLLLTHENIPFFLRLGYRPETVFPDHYHHIDLLCFGKYPFRKTPSPNLP, from the coding sequence ATGGAAGTCGGGATTGTCGTGGCCCGGACCGAAGACTTTCCTTCCATTCTGGAGGTCCAGAAAAAGGCCTTCCTTCCCTACGCGGCCCGGGGGATCGAAACATCGATCTGGACCGAAGAAACCCTGGACGAACTGACCCGGGACGCCCGGGAAAAAACCATTCTCGTTGCAAAAGACAAAGAGGGTCGGCTTGCGGGAGCCGTCCGCTTCGCCGCAGTCGAAGGGGTGGTGTTTGTCCGGAAAATCTGCGTCGACCCGGAATACAAGCGCCTCGGTGTGGGCCGTGCCCTCCTCCTGGCCGTTGAGAAATACGCCCCAACCGACGCCCACAAAATCTCCCTTTGCACCCTTCTCCTGACCCACGAAAACATTCCGTTTTTTCTCCGGTTGGGCTACCGGCCGGAAACTGTGTTTCCCGACCACTACCACCACATCGATCTTCTGTGTTTCGGCAAATATCCTTTTCGGAAGACCCCTTCTCCGAATCTCCCTTAA
- a CDS encoding Ig-like domain-containing protein — protein sequence MHETFKFLFSCRYASVLLSLFALLASGGCNGDNLDFPSQGGPSATLLQGVAFDGPILQGTVSLEQYPPGSGVLASGTTDQNGNFSFTAPMLDSTAVYVLTVSSGKTLDLATGNTLNLTQGDQLMAIGTGQDFSGGSLSITPFTSLEASLAEHFINQGIAMSDALRQSDDLWSGYLGFDPLKTPVANPTLGPTQANSAGLYGIALAGLSQMAYNIGQTQSLSPGTTNTFGLLIQLQSDLSDGIFNGLQQGSSTPLSYYGYSLTSDTLRKNLAAGILEFLWNTQNKSGLTPLTIDGFANSLALNTSSLFSETPGASAPDPSAPTISVVSPVVGQYYRGTLTIMASASDDLGIGSFLTTSPNLPLSGGSLDQNPLTTSFNTTSVADGSYNLVFTATDYAGHTASQDVQFSVDNTPPTISNLSPTNDQTLTFCAGITESVTVTGTLTDMGSGPNSVGVSEIAPTATQLTSSFTISSTNSTTGSFQFTFTVPADGCKSVTYSFSLTGYDNLFNSSTIPYSLTIEN from the coding sequence GTGCACGAAACGTTTAAATTCCTGTTCTCCTGCCGGTACGCTTCTGTCCTTCTCTCGCTTTTCGCACTCCTGGCGTCAGGCGGCTGCAACGGCGACAATCTGGACTTTCCCTCCCAGGGGGGACCGTCGGCCACTCTTCTTCAAGGTGTCGCCTTCGATGGTCCGATCCTTCAGGGAACGGTGTCCCTCGAACAATACCCCCCCGGCTCCGGGGTCCTGGCCAGCGGCACAACCGACCAGAACGGAAACTTTTCCTTCACAGCCCCCATGCTGGATAGCACGGCCGTTTATGTCCTGACGGTTTCCAGCGGAAAGACTCTTGATCTTGCCACCGGAAATACCCTGAATCTCACCCAGGGCGATCAGCTGATGGCGATCGGAACCGGGCAGGATTTTTCCGGCGGTTCCCTCAGCATTACGCCCTTTACAAGTCTCGAAGCCTCTCTCGCCGAGCATTTCATCAATCAGGGAATTGCCATGTCCGATGCCCTCCGGCAATCCGACGACCTCTGGTCGGGTTATTTGGGGTTCGATCCGTTAAAGACTCCCGTCGCCAATCCGACCCTGGGCCCGACCCAGGCCAATTCGGCTGGCCTGTATGGCATCGCCCTGGCCGGACTCTCCCAGATGGCTTACAACATCGGGCAAACGCAAAGTCTTTCCCCCGGCACCACCAATACGTTTGGTCTTCTGATCCAGCTTCAGAGCGATCTCTCCGACGGAATTTTCAATGGTCTCCAGCAAGGCTCTTCGACCCCCCTGAGCTATTATGGGTACTCGCTGACTTCGGATACGCTCCGAAAGAATCTGGCTGCAGGCATTCTGGAGTTTCTCTGGAACACCCAGAACAAATCCGGTCTGACCCCCCTGACCATTGACGGATTTGCCAACAGCCTTGCCCTGAACACCTCCTCCCTGTTTTCCGAAACTCCCGGTGCCAGCGCCCCCGATCCCTCCGCACCGACCATCAGCGTTGTCTCGCCGGTCGTCGGACAGTATTACCGGGGAACACTGACGATCATGGCTTCTGCGTCCGACGACCTCGGTATCGGGAGTTTTCTCACCACCTCTCCGAACCTTCCCCTCTCGGGAGGATCTCTCGACCAGAACCCCCTGACGACATCCTTTAACACCACGTCCGTTGCCGACGGCTCGTACAACCTGGTCTTTACCGCCACGGATTATGCCGGTCACACGGCCAGCCAGGACGTCCAGTTTTCCGTCGACAACACCCCACCCACGATTTCGAACCTCTCCCCCACCAATGACCAGACCCTGACCTTCTGTGCGGGAATCACGGAGTCGGTGACCGTGACGGGAACCTTGACGGACATGGGGTCGGGGCCAAATTCTGTTGGTGTTTCAGAAATAGCTCCAACAGCAACACAATTAACCTCTTCTTTTACGATATCCAGCACGAATTCCACCACGGGGAGCTTCCAGTTCACCTTTACGGTCCCGGCAGACGGCTGTAAATCCGTCACCTACTCCTTTTCCCTGACGGGCTATGACAACCTTTTTAACTCCTCCACAATCCCTTACAGCCTCACAATCGAAAACTGA
- a CDS encoding NYN domain-containing protein has translation MGHIVLIDGYNVIGSEGRFRKDRDILARERENLIRRLSEYRSLLAPDTEIQLIFDGFPSDRDPFRHRGGGVTVLFSEEEGSADAVIVRLSERFGNRAIVVTSDREVILRVRQSGAQAVGAREFMERVGARRTSASHTIRNEKPEDEDEDPRPQTKKGNPRRLSKKERARRRTLLNL, from the coding sequence ATGGGGCACATTGTCCTCATTGACGGATACAATGTCATCGGCTCCGAAGGCCGTTTCCGGAAAGACCGGGATATTCTTGCCCGCGAGCGGGAGAATCTGATCCGGCGCCTCTCGGAGTACCGGAGTCTTCTTGCCCCGGACACCGAGATCCAGCTGATTTTTGACGGCTTCCCGTCCGACCGGGACCCGTTCCGGCACCGGGGAGGGGGAGTGACTGTTCTCTTTTCGGAAGAAGAAGGCTCCGCCGATGCGGTGATCGTTCGCCTTTCCGAACGCTTCGGGAATCGGGCGATCGTTGTGACCAGCGACCGCGAAGTGATCCTGCGTGTCCGCCAGTCTGGAGCTCAGGCCGTGGGAGCCCGGGAATTCATGGAAAGGGTGGGGGCTCGCCGGACATCCGCGTCACACACAATCCGGAACGAGAAACCGGAGGACGAGGATGAGGACCCGAGGCCACAAACGAAAAAAGGCAATCCGCGGCGTCTTTCCAAAAAAGAGCGCGCCCGACGGCGAACACTCCTGAACCTCTAA